Proteins from a single region of Salinibacter grassmerensis:
- a CDS encoding DNA internalization-related competence protein ComEC/Rec2: MDPDSSVHWGAYPAVYVAVAFTLGVLGGSMFESAVFSVWLSGAGGGVVLFAGAQWWDRSRLVTLAPLGRVLAIAVVVGCAGGARYSIYQASSPRGLAPAAGAGDDDVTLQGTITDAPEQTNEATRFVLTVDSLFGARGTAAVEGRVRVTLKPSPWADRPPSFPELHQGDVTRLRGALRRPPGLRNPGGFDYAGYLSRRGICCTLYVDAPDHVDVLGNQRGVVQSALVSVRAHIRHQVDRYIPSAGGRAVLSALLLGDRSRITDAQRDRFAKTGLMHLLAVSGLHVFLVGMVLYTLLRPLLLRFRTGWRAAEVIRAVLTVAVLILYMLLTGGRPSVVRAVIMATLFIGSIFFQRSTHPLNTLGVAALILLAVRPPMLFDVGFQLSMVAVSGIVTLNPRFLEMVPDRYRTSEALDWALSTATASAAAILGTAPVLLYHFGWVSVAGLLLNMVGIPCTGLALTSAIATVAVGGVWTTAAASFGSAADLFLRGLLATSKYGAAWGSWAGIRMPTPSVWELLALGAGLIAVAQWPRPRLRWRWIIVGGFFMVGSVWGPVVGSGSAPTLDVVFFDVGQGDAVLLKTSSDHHILIDTGPRSPSGAAAEYVVLPFLKRWGIRRLDLVVISHSDEDHLGGLPALLRAVKVSRLAHNGRSADTELYDETRRLLRQKSITHQPVERRDTLQVGPSIRVKVLSPPEQSSFQTENNASVVLEVAYGDVNVLLPGDIEKAAERNLVRTYGEKLEGNVVKVPHHGSETSSHPAFVDSATDSTQTHAVVSVAQNQQYEMPNANVIRRWKVHGNRLHSTATSGAVWIKANGKATRRWQWR, translated from the coding sequence ATGGATCCTGACTCGTCGGTTCACTGGGGCGCCTACCCGGCCGTGTACGTGGCGGTCGCCTTCACGCTCGGGGTCTTGGGGGGATCGATGTTCGAGTCGGCCGTCTTTTCTGTTTGGCTGAGTGGCGCTGGGGGCGGGGTTGTGCTGTTTGCAGGAGCGCAGTGGTGGGACCGGAGCCGGCTCGTTACCCTCGCGCCACTTGGGCGGGTGCTGGCGATTGCTGTGGTAGTGGGGTGTGCCGGTGGGGCCCGCTATAGCATCTACCAGGCGTCATCGCCCCGAGGGCTCGCCCCGGCGGCTGGAGCAGGCGACGATGACGTGACTCTGCAGGGGACCATCACAGACGCCCCGGAGCAAACCAACGAGGCGACTCGGTTCGTTTTGACAGTGGACAGCCTCTTCGGGGCTCGCGGCACGGCGGCCGTGGAGGGGCGAGTGCGGGTTACGCTAAAGCCGTCCCCGTGGGCTGATCGTCCCCCGTCGTTTCCTGAACTCCACCAGGGAGACGTCACCCGGCTTCGTGGGGCTTTGCGGCGTCCTCCTGGTCTCCGGAATCCTGGGGGCTTTGATTATGCCGGGTACCTATCGCGACGAGGCATTTGCTGTACCCTATACGTCGACGCTCCTGATCACGTCGACGTACTCGGAAATCAGCGGGGGGTGGTGCAGAGTGCACTTGTCTCTGTACGGGCGCATATCCGCCACCAAGTGGACCGGTATATACCGAGCGCTGGGGGGCGGGCTGTGTTATCGGCGCTGCTGCTGGGGGATCGGAGCCGGATCACTGATGCTCAGCGGGATCGCTTTGCAAAGACCGGCCTCATGCACCTCCTCGCGGTGTCGGGCCTGCATGTTTTCCTGGTCGGCATGGTGTTGTATACGCTGCTCCGCCCGCTTCTACTGCGCTTCCGGACAGGGTGGCGTGCAGCAGAAGTAATTCGGGCGGTACTCACGGTCGCCGTGCTGATCCTCTATATGTTGCTGACAGGAGGGCGGCCGTCGGTTGTGCGGGCGGTAATCATGGCGACTCTGTTCATTGGCAGCATCTTCTTCCAGCGGTCGACCCACCCGCTGAACACCCTCGGCGTTGCGGCCCTGATACTGCTTGCGGTGCGGCCCCCGATGTTGTTTGACGTCGGATTTCAGCTATCGATGGTGGCCGTATCCGGAATTGTGACGCTCAATCCTCGATTCCTCGAGATGGTGCCAGATCGGTATCGAACCTCTGAAGCCCTGGACTGGGCGTTGTCCACTGCTACGGCATCGGCGGCGGCCATTCTGGGAACGGCCCCGGTTCTACTTTACCACTTTGGATGGGTATCAGTGGCCGGTCTTCTCCTAAATATGGTCGGGATTCCGTGCACCGGCCTGGCTCTTACGTCGGCGATCGCGACGGTGGCAGTAGGCGGCGTATGGACCACAGCGGCTGCCTCGTTCGGCAGTGCGGCGGACTTATTCCTGCGGGGACTTCTTGCCACGTCCAAGTACGGGGCAGCATGGGGGTCTTGGGCGGGCATCCGAATGCCGACGCCGAGCGTGTGGGAACTGCTGGCGCTCGGTGCTGGCCTGATTGCTGTAGCACAGTGGCCGCGTCCTCGTCTCCGGTGGCGCTGGATCATCGTAGGGGGATTTTTCATGGTGGGGTCTGTCTGGGGCCCAGTGGTCGGGAGTGGGTCGGCACCGACGCTCGATGTCGTGTTCTTCGACGTTGGACAAGGAGATGCTGTCCTTCTCAAAACCTCCTCCGACCACCATATCCTCATCGATACTGGGCCACGATCCCCAAGTGGGGCGGCTGCAGAGTACGTAGTTCTTCCGTTTCTGAAGCGGTGGGGAATTCGTCGGTTGGATCTCGTCGTGATCTCTCACTCCGATGAGGATCACTTGGGAGGACTTCCAGCACTGCTACGGGCGGTGAAAGTCAGCCGGCTTGCTCATAATGGCCGTTCCGCCGACACGGAGCTGTACGATGAAACGCGTCGTCTTCTTCGCCAGAAGAGCATCACCCACCAGCCCGTTGAGCGAAGGGATACCCTTCAAGTAGGTCCATCCATTCGGGTGAAGGTTCTCAGCCCACCTGAGCAGAGCAGTTTCCAGACAGAAAACAATGCTTCTGTCGTGCTCGAGGTAGCGTATGGCGATGTGAATGTCCTCCTCCCAGGAGACATTGAGAAAGCCGCTGAGCGAAATCTAGTTCGTACGTACGGAGAGAAACTTGAGGGAAATGTGGTGAAGGTGCCTCATCACGGATCCGAGACCAGCAGTCACCCGGCATTTGTGGATTCGGCTACCGATTCGACACAAACCCACGCGGTGGTGAGCGTAGCCCAAAACCAGCAGTACGAAATGCCCAACGCGAACGTGATTCGCAGATGGAAAGTGCACGGGAATCGATTGCATAGTACTGCCACCAGTGGAGCAGTGTGGATAAAGGCCAATGGTAAAGCAACACGGCGTTGGCAGTGGAGATGA
- the ychF gene encoding redox-regulated ATPase YchF, protein MSLQCGLVGLPNVGKSTIFNALSSAGADAANYPFCTVDPNVGVVPVPDDRLPRVAELAGSPETIPTSIEFVDIAGLVEGAAEGEGLGNQFLAQIREVDAIIHVVRCFEDEEVAHVAGSVDPVRDVEVINTELLLKDLETVEKRIDKVETAAKKGDQEAAEELEVFERLHDHLSDGAWARSFEVGEADRPLVDELFLVTDKPVLYVANVGEDDLPGGNEYVDQLRTIAQNEETRVVVTSAELEAQLTKLDPEERQLFLDDAGLQRAGLERLIHAAYDVLDLITFFTADEKGAYAWAIEEGTQAPKAAGEVHSDFEEGFIRAETIHFSDFDEAGSEAAAREAGLLRTEGKDYVVEDGDVMEFRFNV, encoded by the coding sequence ATGTCACTCCAGTGCGGCCTCGTCGGTCTTCCTAATGTCGGCAAGTCGACCATCTTCAACGCGCTGAGCAGTGCCGGGGCCGACGCCGCCAACTATCCGTTTTGCACGGTCGATCCGAATGTCGGGGTGGTGCCCGTTCCCGACGACCGGCTCCCCCGGGTTGCCGAACTAGCCGGGTCGCCGGAGACAATTCCCACGAGCATCGAGTTTGTCGACATCGCCGGACTCGTAGAGGGGGCGGCCGAGGGCGAAGGGCTGGGGAATCAGTTTCTCGCTCAAATTCGGGAGGTCGACGCCATTATTCACGTCGTGCGCTGCTTCGAGGACGAGGAGGTGGCCCACGTGGCCGGCTCGGTGGATCCGGTGCGGGACGTGGAGGTCATCAACACGGAGCTCTTGCTGAAGGACCTGGAGACGGTCGAGAAGCGGATTGACAAGGTGGAGACAGCCGCGAAGAAGGGGGACCAGGAGGCCGCTGAAGAGCTGGAGGTGTTCGAGCGACTCCACGATCACCTGAGCGACGGTGCATGGGCACGTTCGTTTGAGGTGGGGGAGGCCGATCGTCCGCTCGTCGACGAACTGTTTCTGGTGACCGATAAGCCGGTCCTGTACGTTGCGAACGTCGGAGAGGACGACCTACCGGGCGGCAACGAGTACGTCGACCAGCTTCGGACCATTGCACAGAACGAAGAGACCCGCGTCGTCGTCACCTCGGCGGAACTGGAGGCCCAGTTGACCAAGCTCGACCCGGAGGAGCGTCAGCTGTTTCTGGACGATGCGGGGCTACAGCGCGCTGGCCTCGAGCGGCTCATCCACGCTGCGTACGACGTACTGGATCTCATCACCTTCTTTACAGCGGACGAGAAGGGGGCGTACGCCTGGGCCATCGAAGAGGGGACCCAAGCCCCGAAGGCTGCCGGGGAGGTCCACAGCGACTTCGAGGAGGGGTTCATCAGGGCCGAGACGATCCACTTCTCAGACTTCGACGAAGCCGGCTCGGAGGCTGCCGCCCGTGAGGCGGGCCTCCTCCGAACGGAGGGAAAAGACTACGTGGTGGAGGACGGAGACGTAATGGAGTTCCGATTCAATGTATAG
- the yajC gene encoding preprotein translocase subunit YajC — translation MLSPLLSSLDPILLVGQSGSGSGGIVGLLFPLVLIIGVFYFFIYRPQQKREEEHQEMVDGLEQGDKIVTVGGVHGTIQKIDEDSVLAQVNSKGTRLRFDKDSIASLANDEE, via the coding sequence ATGCTTTCTCCTCTTCTCTCGTCTCTTGATCCGATTCTTCTCGTCGGACAGTCCGGCAGTGGCAGCGGCGGCATTGTCGGCCTCCTGTTCCCGCTGGTTCTCATCATCGGCGTCTTCTACTTTTTCATCTACCGTCCTCAGCAGAAACGAGAAGAAGAACACCAGGAGATGGTCGACGGACTGGAGCAGGGCGACAAAATCGTGACCGTGGGCGGCGTCCACGGCACCATTCAGAAGATCGACGAAGATAGCGTTCTGGCTCAGGTCAACAGCAAGGGCACGCGGCTTCGCTTCGACAAGGACTCCATCGCGAGCCTCGCCAACGACGAGGAGTAG
- a CDS encoding phosphosulfolactate synthase, which produces MTNDAFDLIGLPDRPEKPRDRGLTHMLDKGLSAREVENVLNGAAHIIDVAKLGWGTAAVTKNLETKLDVYRDAGIPFFFGGTLFEAYFLRDQIDDYRRLLDDLDVHHVEISAGAVAMAHEDKLDFIELFAKDFTVVSEVGSKDSSDVMAPYRWVEFMQAELEAGSWKVTAESREAGTAGLFRPNGEVRTGLVDEILSRVDPHDIIFEAPNKKQQVWLIKHQGANVNLGNIHPEEVVPLETLRLGLRGDTLFEFLTPGITPHLSGGTPSGDGHS; this is translated from the coding sequence ATGACCAACGACGCGTTTGATCTCATCGGCCTTCCGGACCGTCCCGAAAAGCCACGGGACCGGGGGCTTACCCACATGTTGGACAAGGGCCTGTCGGCCCGAGAGGTGGAGAATGTCCTCAACGGAGCCGCCCACATCATTGACGTCGCCAAGCTCGGGTGGGGAACGGCCGCCGTCACGAAGAACCTGGAGACAAAGCTGGATGTCTACCGGGACGCCGGCATTCCCTTCTTTTTCGGCGGTACGCTCTTCGAGGCCTACTTCCTGCGGGACCAGATCGACGACTACCGCCGCCTCCTTGACGACCTGGACGTGCACCACGTCGAGATTTCCGCCGGGGCCGTCGCCATGGCACACGAGGACAAGCTGGACTTCATCGAGCTCTTCGCGAAGGACTTCACCGTTGTGAGCGAGGTCGGCTCCAAGGACTCCAGCGACGTGATGGCCCCGTACAGGTGGGTCGAATTCATGCAGGCGGAGCTGGAGGCCGGAAGCTGGAAGGTAACTGCCGAGTCGCGGGAGGCCGGCACTGCCGGACTCTTTCGGCCAAATGGGGAAGTGCGAACGGGCCTCGTCGACGAGATTCTGTCCCGGGTCGACCCGCACGACATCATCTTTGAGGCCCCCAACAAGAAGCAGCAGGTCTGGCTCATCAAGCACCAGGGCGCCAACGTCAATCTCGGCAACATCCACCCCGAAGAGGTCGTCCCGCTTGAAACTTTGCGCCTGGGCCTGCGGGGAGATACGCTCTTCGAGTTCCTCACGCCGGGGATTACGCCTCACCTGTCGGGGGGAACCCCCTCGGGGGACGGGCATTCCTGA
- the rpmG gene encoding 50S ribosomal protein L33, whose protein sequence is MATGDRVQVILECTEEPGTSRYHTTKNRKNTSDRIELMKYNPVLQKHTLHREKK, encoded by the coding sequence ATGGCCACAGGTGATCGCGTTCAGGTCATACTCGAGTGTACGGAGGAGCCGGGAACGTCGCGCTACCATACGACGAAGAACCGGAAAAACACCTCCGATCGCATCGAGCTCATGAAGTACAACCCCGTTCTTCAGAAGCACACCCTTCACCGAGAAAAGAAATAA
- a CDS encoding metallophosphoesterase family protein, whose translation MGLIAVGDIHGCLESLNALLDRLNPSSDDHLLFVGDYIDRGPDSKGVIDRLLDLRENVPCTFLRGNHEAMMMDYLDSGAFSLWRMNGGVSTLQSYLKGESSDVHIPAAHAEFIRDTELYHETDDFLFVHAGLRPDLTVEENLDQPDEEVLMWERGHLEASGLAWEKTVVCGHTPQPDPISHEKLILIDTGCVYHMKPGMGRLTAVHLPERKFVDVPYADG comes from the coding sequence ATGGGACTTATAGCCGTCGGCGACATCCACGGATGCCTCGAGTCGCTCAATGCCCTCCTGGATCGGCTAAATCCCTCGTCGGACGATCATCTCTTGTTCGTGGGCGACTACATTGACCGAGGCCCCGACTCGAAGGGCGTCATCGATCGGCTTTTGGACCTGCGCGAGAACGTCCCCTGCACGTTTCTTCGGGGAAACCACGAGGCGATGATGATGGACTACCTCGACTCGGGAGCCTTCAGTCTTTGGCGCATGAACGGAGGGGTCTCGACGCTCCAGAGCTACCTCAAGGGCGAGAGTTCGGACGTCCACATCCCGGCCGCCCACGCCGAATTTATTCGGGACACGGAGCTCTACCACGAGACAGACGACTTCCTATTCGTGCACGCCGGGCTGCGCCCCGATCTCACGGTGGAAGAAAATCTGGATCAGCCCGACGAAGAGGTGCTCATGTGGGAGCGCGGGCACCTGGAGGCCTCGGGGCTGGCCTGGGAGAAAACCGTGGTCTGCGGCCACACCCCCCAGCCCGACCCCATCAGCCACGAGAAGCTGATTCTCATCGACACCGGCTGTGTCTACCACATGAAGCCCGGCATGGGGCGCCTCACAGCGGTGCATCTCCCGGAGCGGAAGTTTGTCGATGTCCCGTACGCTGACGGATGA
- the nusB gene encoding transcription antitermination factor NusB, protein MSSRRDAREQVMKTLYANEQTDGDAEQALHALVRVPLDDDPSTRDFAEHLFRETRRTMDKADEIIEEHADNWEIHRIAAIDRSLLRMATTELLKFEEVPPKVSVDEAIEIAKRYSTPRSGTFVNGVIDAILLDLHDQGRLNKTGRGLIGMDTIQERADSP, encoded by the coding sequence ATGAGCTCCCGACGCGACGCCCGCGAGCAAGTCATGAAGACGCTCTACGCGAACGAGCAGACCGACGGGGACGCCGAGCAAGCCCTGCATGCCCTCGTCCGAGTGCCGCTCGACGACGATCCCTCGACCCGTGATTTTGCGGAGCACCTCTTCCGAGAAACACGGAGGACGATGGACAAGGCCGACGAGATCATCGAGGAGCACGCGGACAATTGGGAAATCCACCGCATCGCGGCCATCGACCGATCCCTCCTCCGAATGGCAACCACGGAGCTCCTGAAGTTCGAAGAGGTGCCGCCGAAGGTGTCGGTCGACGAGGCGATTGAGATCGCCAAACGGTACAGCACCCCCCGAAGCGGCACGTTCGTGAACGGGGTGATCGACGCCATCCTGCTTGATCTCCATGATCAGGGGCGACTCAACAAAACCGGTCGCGGCCTCATCGGGATGGATACGATTCAGGAGCGAGCCGACTCGCCGTGA
- the rpmB gene encoding 50S ribosomal protein L28, whose product MARKDDVTGEGPVTGNSVSDSNQKTNRRFKRNLHEKRFYIPSQDRHVKLKVSSKTLKTINKKGIQAVLEEARKQGYDV is encoded by the coding sequence ATGGCTCGCAAAGATGATGTTACGGGCGAGGGTCCGGTGACGGGAAACAGCGTTTCCGACTCCAACCAAAAGACCAATCGCCGCTTCAAGCGCAACCTGCACGAGAAGCGGTTCTATATTCCTTCTCAGGACCGCCACGTGAAACTGAAAGTGTCTTCGAAAACCCTGAAGACCATTAATAAGAAGGGTATTCAGGCGGTTTTGGAGGAGGCCCGCAAGCAGGGCTACGACGTGTAG
- a CDS encoding FtsX-like permease family protein: protein MDYRLQIARRYLASRREVSLISIITGISTVGVTLGVASLIVVLSVMNGFYDVVRDLLVSLDPHVRVVSAEGQGVANADSLLRVARETRHVTAAAPYVEGKALLMSDNTDEANRVVRVRGVEASMMKAAAPTMAMGRFDLSRSADEVPGIVLNQRLGQRAGLVPARRTQSASAVGLLSAPAVERTLTNIFGSPPVQRFEVRGLFQSQGASESQRVFVSLEEAQQLFRTEGRVTGVELRLDNLERAAGVKAALQQKLGTDQYTVQTWYDLQRSLYDVMQLEKWGASAILGLIVIVAAFNIVGSLTMVVIEKRADVGALQAMGVSRGDVRRIFLLEGALVGALGTGLGLVLGLGLAFVQQYYGIVPMAQAESFLIDAYPVSVQALDVALIAVVSFGLCVLAALYPAARAAAIEPARAVHLDG, encoded by the coding sequence GTGGACTACCGGTTGCAGATCGCTCGGCGTTATCTGGCCAGCCGACGAGAGGTGTCGCTCATCTCAATCATCACCGGTATCTCGACGGTGGGGGTGACCCTCGGGGTCGCGTCGCTCATCGTCGTGCTCTCGGTGATGAACGGGTTCTACGACGTCGTGCGGGACCTTCTCGTGTCGCTTGACCCGCACGTCCGGGTCGTGAGTGCAGAGGGGCAGGGCGTCGCCAACGCAGACTCGCTTCTTCGTGTCGCCCGCGAGACCCGGCACGTGACGGCGGCGGCGCCCTACGTGGAGGGGAAAGCTCTGCTGATGAGTGACAACACGGACGAGGCCAATCGGGTGGTCCGGGTCCGGGGTGTTGAGGCGTCTATGATGAAGGCTGCGGCCCCGACCATGGCAATGGGGCGCTTTGATTTGAGTCGAAGTGCGGACGAGGTGCCGGGGATTGTACTGAACCAGCGACTCGGGCAGCGCGCAGGGCTTGTGCCGGCCCGCCGGACGCAGTCGGCCTCTGCCGTGGGATTGCTGTCGGCGCCGGCCGTCGAGCGCACACTCACGAACATTTTTGGGAGCCCACCGGTGCAGCGCTTCGAGGTGCGGGGCCTCTTCCAGTCGCAGGGGGCCTCGGAGAGCCAACGCGTCTTCGTATCGCTGGAGGAGGCGCAGCAACTGTTTCGCACGGAGGGCCGGGTGACGGGGGTTGAGCTCCGTCTCGACAACCTGGAGCGGGCGGCGGGCGTGAAGGCCGCCCTGCAGCAGAAGCTCGGGACCGACCAGTACACCGTGCAGACGTGGTACGACCTTCAGCGGTCGCTCTACGACGTGATGCAGCTGGAGAAGTGGGGAGCGTCGGCCATTCTCGGGCTCATCGTGATCGTGGCGGCCTTTAACATCGTCGGCTCCCTGACGATGGTGGTCATCGAAAAGCGGGCCGACGTGGGGGCGCTCCAGGCCATGGGGGTGTCTCGGGGGGATGTGCGCCGCATCTTCCTTCTGGAAGGGGCGCTCGTCGGCGCGCTCGGGACCGGGCTGGGGCTCGTTCTGGGGCTGGGGCTCGCCTTTGTGCAGCAGTACTACGGCATTGTGCCGATGGCCCAGGCCGAATCGTTTCTCATTGACGCCTACCCTGTGTCGGTACAGGCCCTCGACGTGGCACTTATCGCGGTCGTTTCGTTTGGGCTCTGTGTGCTGGCCGCCCTGTACCCGGCCGCTCGGGCGGCCGCCATCGAGCCGGCTCGGGCCGTGCACCTGGACGGCTGA
- the ribB gene encoding 3,4-dihydroxy-2-butanone-4-phosphate synthase — protein MSSSPHNSSPSSEKPFDTIEDALATIRDGGLAIVVDDEDRENEGDFIGAAEAMTPDLVNFMTKEGRGLLCTAIPPERTDELDLDLMVDTNSSLYSTPFTVSVDYRQGTSTGISAADRAKTIRALADPDASPYDFARPGHVFPLRARTGGVLRRAGHTEAAVDLARLAGLEPAGALVEIMNEDGSMARVPQLRERAQALDMPLITIQDLIAYRMQNERLVERAAEVDLDTAFGTFRVVAYEETLTGDVHLALLKGDWAKDEPVLVRVHSQNVLGDVLAARRESYSEQLAEALLQVEHEGTGAILYMMQSNHGQGLLSKLKDLERHQNQDDGAPADVSLEMDHRDYGIGCQILRDLGIRKLRLLTNNPRKRIGLAGYGLELVEQTPIELPTEARDHLSTVAADRLTPLLMELIDAGA, from the coding sequence ATGAGTTCTTCCCCCCACAACTCGTCCCCGTCCTCGGAAAAGCCCTTCGACACCATCGAAGACGCTCTCGCCACCATCCGAGACGGCGGGCTCGCAATTGTGGTGGACGACGAGGATCGCGAAAACGAAGGCGATTTTATCGGGGCGGCCGAGGCCATGACGCCCGATCTCGTCAACTTCATGACGAAGGAAGGGCGCGGGCTCCTCTGCACGGCCATCCCCCCTGAACGGACCGACGAGCTGGACCTCGACCTGATGGTCGACACCAACTCGTCGCTCTACAGCACTCCCTTTACCGTTTCGGTCGACTACCGCCAGGGGACGAGTACTGGAATCTCAGCAGCGGACCGCGCAAAGACGATTCGTGCCCTGGCGGACCCGGACGCCTCTCCGTACGACTTTGCCCGTCCCGGGCACGTTTTTCCGCTCCGTGCTCGTACAGGAGGGGTCCTGCGGCGCGCGGGACACACCGAGGCGGCCGTGGACCTTGCCCGCCTCGCCGGTCTAGAGCCGGCCGGGGCCCTCGTCGAGATTATGAACGAGGATGGGAGCATGGCCCGCGTTCCCCAACTCCGCGAGCGTGCTCAGGCCCTGGACATGCCGCTCATCACCATCCAGGACCTGATTGCCTACCGCATGCAGAACGAGCGGCTCGTTGAGCGGGCGGCGGAGGTGGACCTGGACACTGCGTTTGGCACCTTTCGGGTCGTCGCCTACGAAGAGACCCTCACCGGCGACGTGCACCTCGCTCTGCTCAAGGGCGACTGGGCCAAGGACGAGCCTGTCCTGGTTCGCGTCCACTCTCAGAACGTATTGGGCGACGTGCTCGCCGCACGGCGCGAATCGTACAGCGAACAACTGGCCGAAGCCCTTCTCCAGGTGGAGCACGAAGGCACGGGCGCCATTCTGTATATGATGCAGAGCAACCACGGCCAGGGCCTTCTCTCGAAGCTCAAAGACCTGGAGCGCCATCAGAATCAGGACGACGGGGCTCCCGCGGACGTGTCGCTCGAGATGGACCACCGCGACTACGGCATCGGGTGCCAAATTCTTCGGGACCTCGGCATTCGCAAGCTTCGGCTCCTCACCAACAATCCCCGAAAGCGAATTGGACTAGCCGGGTATGGGCTCGAACTCGTCGAGCAGACGCCGATCGAGTTGCCCACGGAGGCCCGGGACCACCTGTCGACCGTCGCGGCCGACCGGCTCACCCCCCTTCTCATGGAGCTCATCGACGCCGGCGCCTAG